In Campylobacter mucosalis, a single window of DNA contains:
- a CDS encoding response regulator transcription factor: MKILVVEDEIDLNNVIVKHLKKSGYSVDSAFNGDEAMGFIAVARYDLIVLDVMMPVMDGLTFLKKIRTKKLDTAVLILTAKDEIDDIVGGLDAGADDYLVKPFDFKELLARIRVLIRRNSGNADNEISVDRLKINLLKKSVKLDEQEIELTAKEYEILEFLTLNKGRILSREKIKEHVWDFDYTGSSNIIDVLVKNIRKKLGKNEIIQTKRGLGYVIKD, encoded by the coding sequence ATGAAAATTTTAGTCGTAGAAGACGAGATAGACCTAAATAACGTCATCGTAAAACACCTTAAAAAGAGCGGATATAGCGTAGATAGTGCATTTAACGGCGATGAGGCTATGGGCTTTATCGCCGTAGCACGCTACGACCTTATCGTGCTTGATGTTATGATGCCAGTAATGGACGGGCTTACATTTTTAAAAAAAATACGAACTAAAAAGCTTGATACTGCCGTGCTAATACTAACAGCAAAGGATGAGATAGACGATATTGTGGGCGGACTTGACGCTGGGGCTGATGATTATTTAGTAAAGCCATTTGATTTTAAAGAGCTTTTAGCAAGAATAAGAGTGTTAATAAGGCGAAATAGTGGCAACGCCGATAATGAAATTTCAGTAGATAGGCTAAAAATCAACCTTTTAAAAAAATCCGTAAAGCTAGATGAGCAAGAGATAGAACTAACCGCCAAAGAGTATGAAATTTTAGAGTTTTTGACGCTAAATAAGGGCAGAATTTTAAGTAGAGAGAAGATTAAAGAGCACGTTTGGGATTTTGACTACACGGGTAGTTCAAATATCATTGACGTGCTTGTAAAAAACATAAGAAAAAAGCTTGGCAAAAACGAAATAATCCAAACCAAAAGAGGACTTGGCTATGTTATTAAGGATTAA
- the waaF gene encoding lipopolysaccharide heptosyltransferase II, producing the protein MRIFIELPTWLGDCVMATPAIESITKKHKNAKFVFFGSFVSTQLLKTHKNCEFVVVDESKKAKNRLFYLYKMVKNLGKFDLAISFRSSLISSFLLKMLSKNSFKFKKMQEQKHQVLKYLDFIKSALKIDETCDNLKLNFTPKPLKNAIGLNPGATYGSAKRWYPEYFANVAMSLGEREIFIFGGQNESEICAKIAEILSQNGVKFTNLCGQTGIKELCEYIGGLGLFITNDSGPMHIAAAFKVPTIALFGPTKWAETSPWGNPNARILRLNLACMPCMKRVCPLKTHECMKNLTPKMVLDEIKKCGF; encoded by the coding sequence ATGAGAATTTTTATAGAGCTGCCCACTTGGCTTGGAGATTGCGTTATGGCGACCCCAGCGATTGAGAGTATTACAAAAAAACATAAAAACGCTAAGTTTGTTTTTTTTGGCTCGTTTGTAAGCACACAGCTTCTTAAAACGCATAAAAACTGCGAATTTGTTGTCGTTGATGAGAGTAAAAAGGCAAAAAATCGCTTGTTTTATCTATATAAAATGGTAAAAAATTTAGGAAAGTTTGACCTTGCCATTAGCTTTCGTAGCTCGCTAATAAGCTCGTTTTTACTAAAAATGCTAAGCAAAAATAGCTTTAAATTTAAAAAGATGCAAGAGCAAAAACATCAGGTGTTAAAATATCTTGATTTTATAAAATCGGCTTTAAAAATTGATGAGACGTGTGATAATTTAAAGCTAAATTTCACACCAAAACCGCTAAAAAACGCTATCGGGTTAAATCCTGGTGCAACTTACGGGTCTGCAAAAAGGTGGTATCCAGAGTATTTTGCTAATGTTGCAATGTCGCTTGGTGAGCGTGAAATTTTCATCTTTGGCGGTCAAAATGAGAGTGAAATTTGTGCTAAAATCGCAGAAATTTTAAGCCAAAATGGGGTTAAATTTACAAATCTTTGCGGACAAACCGGCATTAAAGAGCTTTGTGAATATATCGGCGGTCTTGGACTTTTTATCACAAATGATAGCGGTCCTATGCACATAGCAGCCGCCTTTAAAGTGCCTACAATCGCACTTTTTGGCCCGACAAAATGGGCTGAAACCAGCCCTTGGGGCAACCCAAACGCTAGGATTTTACGCCTAAATTTAGCCTGTATGCCCTGTATGAAGCGTGTTTGCCCCCTAAAAACGCACGAGTGTATGAAAAATCTAACGCCAAAAATGGTGCTTGATGAGATAAAAAAGTGCGGATTTTAA
- the modB gene encoding molybdate ABC transporter permease subunit: MIDFTPFYLSLKLSLITTIVLFFLTLPLAYFMARTNFRLKPIFEALISLPLVLPPSVLGFYLLLFLSPYSALGKFIENTFDIRLVFNFTGLVIASCIYSLPFMFAPLKSGFESLRPSLFEASYSLGKSKISTLFFVALPNIKPSLLTAIVVSFAHTMGEFGVVLMIGGSVGDETRVASIAIFEAVEMLDYEKAQIYAGIMLLFSFSVLFLLYLFNNKKF; this comes from the coding sequence ATTACAACAATTGTGCTGTTTTTTCTCACCCTTCCACTTGCTTATTTTATGGCTAGGACAAATTTTCGTTTAAAGCCGATTTTTGAGGCACTCATCTCGCTACCACTTGTGTTGCCACCAAGCGTTTTGGGCTTTTACTTGTTACTGTTTTTATCGCCATATTCAGCACTTGGCAAATTTATAGAAAATACCTTTGATATTCGTTTGGTTTTTAACTTCACTGGACTTGTCATTGCAAGTTGCATTTATTCATTGCCATTTATGTTTGCTCCGTTAAAATCCGGTTTTGAAAGCCTTCGTCCTAGCCTTTTTGAGGCTAGCTACTCGCTAGGAAAAAGTAAAATTTCAACGCTATTTTTTGTAGCCCTGCCAAATATAAAGCCAAGTTTATTAACCGCCATTGTTGTTAGTTTTGCTCACACCATGGGCGAGTTTGGTGTTGTTTTGATGATTGGCGGAAGCGTTGGCGATGAAACGAGAGTGGCCAGTATTGCCATTTTTGAAGCAGTTGAGATGCTTGATTATGAAAAAGCTCAAATTTATGCAGGAATTATGCTACTTTTTAGCTTTAGCGTGTTGTTTTTACTATATTTGTTTAATAATAAAAAGTTTTAA
- a CDS encoding sensor histidine kinase has product MLLRIKQAVKNIPITARVTLWYSFFIIVLVTALIIISALIADEIFKSTGQKKLAKSVTKIANDMREFKPYDDGIFFIKYGANGSVVGGLVPKNFDASLKKDSAEIRLYENDKNRFYYYDIATNDSGIWIRGVINIDNFFKKDGLFLLALGIFVPVLFIFVLYGGYKTIKNAMKPVSIMSKTALDIGHNKDFSKRIKLPEGKDELHTLASVFNLMLDSLESAYKSEKQLTSNISHELRTPLSVIIAESDYAKKYSQNLDEAKESLDIIIRQSKKIASLIDQILEISRLESGRNLPLKRINLSLVLKNIATDYEKLAGIKGIKFSHNIADNVEILGDELMIIRLVDNFLSNGLKFSTNKIELNLSASKTRALLSVKDDGAGILQKDTELIWHKFYQAESSRNKNLNAGSGLGLAIAKNIANLHNAKIGVKSKPSAGSEFWVEFCI; this is encoded by the coding sequence ATGTTATTAAGGATTAAACAAGCGGTTAAAAATATCCCAATTACTGCACGTGTAACGCTTTGGTATTCATTTTTCATTATCGTTTTAGTAACGGCACTTATCATCATCTCAGCACTCATAGCAGATGAAATTTTTAAAAGCACCGGTCAGAAAAAACTAGCAAAATCAGTCACAAAAATCGCTAATGATATGAGAGAATTCAAGCCTTATGATGACGGGATATTTTTTATAAAATACGGCGCAAATGGTAGTGTGGTTGGTGGTTTGGTGCCTAAAAATTTTGATGCCTCACTTAAAAAAGATAGCGCAGAAATTAGACTTTATGAGAACGATAAAAACCGCTTTTACTACTATGATATCGCTACGAATGATAGCGGTATTTGGATTAGAGGCGTTATAAATATAGATAATTTTTTTAAAAAAGACGGGCTGTTTTTACTAGCACTTGGCATTTTTGTGCCAGTTTTGTTTATATTTGTGCTTTATGGTGGCTATAAAACCATAAAAAATGCAATGAAGCCAGTATCTATAATGTCAAAAACCGCCCTTGATATCGGACATAACAAGGACTTTTCAAAGCGTATAAAACTGCCAGAGGGTAAAGATGAGCTACACACACTAGCAAGTGTTTTTAACCTAATGTTAGACTCTCTTGAAAGTGCCTACAAAAGCGAAAAACAGCTCACATCTAACATCTCCCACGAGCTACGAACACCGCTATCTGTTATCATCGCCGAGAGCGACTACGCAAAAAAATATTCACAAAATTTAGATGAAGCAAAGGAGTCGCTAGACATCATCATAAGGCAATCTAAAAAAATAGCCTCATTAATAGATCAAATTTTAGAGATTTCACGGCTAGAATCAGGCAGAAATTTGCCCCTAAAACGCATAAATCTTAGCTTAGTTTTAAAAAACATTGCCACGGATTATGAAAAACTAGCTGGTATTAAAGGGATAAAATTTAGCCACAATATCGCTGATAATGTAGAAATTTTAGGCGATGAGCTGATGATAATTAGGCTGGTTGATAACTTTTTAAGTAATGGGCTAAAATTTAGTACGAACAAGATTGAGCTAAATCTAAGCGCTTCTAAAACACGGGCTTTGCTAAGTGTCAAAGATGACGGGGCTGGAATTTTACAAAAAGATACCGAGCTAATTTGGCACAAATTTTACCAAGCCGAGAGTTCAAGAAATAAAAATTTAAACGCAGGTAGCGGTCTTGGACTTGCTATTGCTAAAAATATCGCTAATCTTCACAACGCAAAAATCGGCGTAAAAAGCAAGCCTAGTGCTGGCAGTGAATTTTGGGTGGAGTTTTGCATTTAA
- a CDS encoding cytolethal distending toxin subunit A, translating to MIKNIFKSTIFIGIMLFYGCSSKNIQTTEQIMPTNPLGTAFGDPNDPDPLKLGKTPTPLSDSFDNPQPLKLPRKLPEFEKPIQNSLTKDRPLLSASNSDAANANFPNLDNVSDYLTIMAPNGITISVWSSTPGNWLWGYALYNSDDLGGYRVWRLIILPNNEVMIINGRTRTTCINTYNNGLIDATCDVTNPAQRFKLRPMTNGAVQIYNPKANMCVQTPIDDFSGFDLFGPINFGKCTDTIDEQWYLVAPPIDSRLLY from the coding sequence ATGATAAAGAACATCTTTAAATCAACCATATTCATTGGCATTATGCTTTTTTATGGTTGTAGCTCAAAAAATATACAGACAACAGAGCAAATAATGCCAACAAATCCACTAGGTACGGCATTTGGTGATCCAAATGATCCAGATCCGCTAAAACTAGGCAAAACTCCGACTCCACTATCAGATTCATTTGATAACCCGCAACCGCTAAAACTACCTAGAAAATTGCCTGAGTTTGAAAAACCCATCCAAAATTCACTCACAAAAGATAGACCGCTTTTATCGGCCAGCAATAGTGATGCAGCAAACGCAAATTTTCCAAACCTAGATAACGTAAGCGACTATTTAACGATTATGGCACCAAATGGCATTACAATCTCAGTTTGGTCATCAACTCCTGGCAACTGGCTTTGGGGTTATGCACTCTATAATAGCGATGATTTGGGTGGATATAGAGTTTGGAGACTTATAATTTTGCCAAACAACGAAGTTATGATAATAAATGGCAGAACTCGCACAACTTGTATAAATACTTACAACAACGGCTTAATCGATGCAACTTGTGATGTAACAAATCCAGCACAAAGGTTTAAACTAAGACCGATGACAAATGGAGCAGTGCAGATTTACAATCCAAAGGCAAATATGTGCGTGCAAACACCAATTGATGATTTTAGCGGATTTGATCTATTTGGACCTATCAATTTTGGTAAATGCACCGATACCATTGATGAGCAGTGGTATTTAGTCGCTCCACCGATTGATTCAAGATTGCTTTATTAG
- a CDS encoding cytolethal distending toxin subunit B family protein: MSKIIFTISLLTAICFAKPDDYKLATWNLQGSSATTENKWNVSVRQIVSGDNPADILAVQEAGVLPHTARATGRSQSQGNVVVSEYLWQLGSFSRPDEVNIYYANIDTGANRVNLAIVSRMIADEIIILPPPSVASRPIIGIRIDNDVFFNIHALANGGTDVPAIVNSVFDHFRNRPEITWTILGDFNRSPDSLLASLGLEVRTRTWILNPNAPTQRSGGTLDYAIVGNSSGRIITTALTAVLMLANLRTHLVSDHFPVNFRKLGGN, from the coding sequence ATGAGTAAGATTATATTTACAATATCTCTTTTAACTGCTATATGCTTTGCAAAACCAGATGATTATAAGCTAGCTACGTGGAATTTACAAGGCAGTTCGGCTACAACTGAGAACAAATGGAACGTAAGCGTTCGCCAAATTGTTAGTGGAGATAATCCAGCTGATATTTTAGCCGTGCAAGAAGCCGGTGTTTTGCCTCATACAGCAAGAGCTACTGGCAGAAGCCAAAGTCAAGGCAATGTAGTTGTAAGTGAATATCTATGGCAACTTGGTAGCTTTTCAAGACCGGATGAGGTAAATATTTACTATGCAAACATAGATACCGGTGCAAATAGGGTAAATTTGGCTATCGTTTCGCGTATGATAGCTGATGAGATTATCATTTTACCACCGCCATCGGTTGCCTCAAGACCCATTATTGGCATTAGGATTGATAATGATGTCTTTTTTAATATTCACGCATTAGCAAATGGAGGAACTGATGTGCCAGCCATCGTAAACTCTGTGTTTGATCATTTTAGAAATCGCCCTGAGATTACTTGGACGATCTTGGGGGATTTTAATAGATCGCCTGATAGCTTATTGGCTAGTTTAGGGCTTGAAGTTAGGACAAGAACTTGGATTTTAAACCCAAATGCACCAACTCAAAGAAGTGGTGGGACACTTGATTACGCTATTGTTGGCAATTCAAGCGGCAGAATCATCACAACAGCACTAACTGCTGTGCTAATGCTTGCAAATTTAAGAACACATTTGGTTTCGGACCACTTTCCAGTAAATTTTAGAAAACTTGGAGGTAATTAG
- a CDS encoding PepSY domain-containing protein: MNKLLSFAVLAAVLGTTGLQAAITYDEALKIAQKNLPGSNVKDISIDVKNGTTFYKVESFKDDIKQQIKIDATNSQIVEQKSKNKKLLPSEAIDFSKFSLSIDEAVSKALALEAGWSLDEADLDNKNGTWIYKIELKRDKNERKVIINAQTGEIIKDKR; the protein is encoded by the coding sequence ATGAACAAACTACTAAGTTTTGCTGTTTTAGCAGCAGTTTTAGGCACGACAGGCTTACAGGCGGCTATCACATACGATGAAGCCTTAAAAATAGCGCAGAAAAACCTACCTGGTTCAAACGTCAAAGACATCTCAATAGATGTAAAAAACGGCACGACATTTTATAAGGTTGAGTCTTTTAAAGATGACATAAAGCAACAGATAAAAATTGATGCGACAAATTCTCAAATCGTAGAGCAAAAGAGCAAAAATAAAAAGCTCCTGCCAAGCGAGGCGATAGATTTTTCAAAATTCTCACTTAGCATTGATGAGGCGGTTAGCAAAGCACTAGCGCTTGAAGCTGGCTGGAGTCTTGATGAGGCAGATCTTGATAATAAAAACGGCACTTGGATTTACAAAATAGAGTTAAAACGTGATAAAAACGAAAGAAAGGTGATTATAAACGCACAAACAGGCGAGATAATAAAGGATAAAAGATGA
- a CDS encoding glycosyltransferase family 4 protein — MKKITFLRANPKALGGAEIYLSRLVNALKNDGIECEIKSLKMPKFLSSWIKALIFNAYAKITKKDSFYFSLERISSADIYRAGDGVHRVYMSEKKSRLNPLNTVYCYLEKRCFKNAKMIIANSNFVKNQIINTYGIPEQKIKVIYNGVKIPDNFDKNESKKAVCDENLPLILFVGSGFERKGVSEFLELISLIKAPFNAIIIGKDKNAKSYEAKANNLGINTKVQFLGAKNNVSDYYKAADIFILPTRYEPFSNVVLEALSFKNVVFTTAQNGASEILDSEFVMKNPSDKSILNTLEILLTNPEILRAKQEKSYQIATNFSIEKNAKESLELIKSVLR; from the coding sequence ATGAAAAAAATCACCTTTTTGCGTGCTAATCCAAAAGCCCTTGGTGGGGCTGAAATTTATCTATCAAGGCTAGTTAATGCACTTAAAAACGATGGTATTGAGTGTGAGATAAAAAGCCTAAAAATGCCAAAATTTCTAAGCTCTTGGATAAAAGCACTCATCTTTAATGCCTACGCAAAAATCACTAAAAAAGATAGCTTTTACTTCTCGCTTGAACGTATAAGTAGTGCTGATATTTATAGAGCCGGAGATGGGGTGCATAGGGTTTATATGAGCGAGAAAAAGAGCCGTCTAAACCCGCTAAATACGGTCTATTGCTACCTTGAAAAGCGATGCTTTAAAAACGCAAAAATGATAATTGCAAACTCAAATTTCGTAAAAAATCAAATCATAAACACATATGGAATTCCAGAGCAAAAAATAAAAGTCATCTATAACGGCGTAAAAATCCCAGATAATTTTGATAAAAATGAGAGCAAAAAGGCGGTTTGTGATGAAAATTTACCGCTTATTTTGTTTGTTGGTAGCGGGTTTGAGCGAAAGGGTGTGAGTGAGTTTTTAGAGCTAATTTCACTTATTAAAGCCCCATTTAACGCCATAATAATCGGCAAAGACAAAAATGCAAAAAGCTACGAAGCAAAGGCAAACAATCTTGGCATAAACACCAAAGTGCAGTTTTTGGGTGCAAAAAACAACGTTAGTGATTATTACAAGGCGGCTGATATTTTTATCCTGCCAACTCGCTACGAGCCGTTTTCAAATGTCGTTTTAGAGGCACTTAGTTTTAAAAACGTGGTATTTACGACCGCACAAAATGGTGCAAGTGAAATTCTAGATAGCGAGTTTGTGATGAAAAATCCAAGTGATAAAAGCATTTTAAACACGCTTGAAATTTTACTTACAAACCCTGAAATTTTAAGAGCTAAGCAAGAAAAATCCTATCAAATCGCAACTAATTTTAGCATAGAAAAAAATGCAAAAGAGAGCTTAGAGCTTATTAAAAGCGTGTTAAGATGA